The genomic DNA ATATTTTAGACATCAAGCAAACGGCACTATTTCAAACATTACAAAGGTGGCCAAGAGCTATGCCACAGTATGAAATTGGTCATGCTGAAAAAAACACTAGCATTGATAAACTGAATAAGTCTCACCCAAATATAGTTCTGTTGGGCAACCATCGTGACGGTGTTGGCTTATCGGATGTGATTAAACAACACTTTAATCATGCGTTAAGGTTGTAAGAAATGATTGTATATCAATCTAGCCATTAACGGTCTTTAACTGTTCATAGACTTCTTTTTTTAACTGTGAGTAGTTTCCCAGTTCAATAATTTTAACCCTATCTGAAGCTTCAATTCCACAGGCCAAAGTTGTTATAACAGGAATACCTTTTGCAATGGCTTTTAGAATTTTTCTGGGTTGGCTTTCAATATATGTTGGATAAACCACTAAAAAAATATCATCATAACTCCCCTTAAACTGTTCAGGCTTAAGCTCTCCCCAAAAGTTTTCATGTTCAAGTGCTCTTCCAGAAACTACAGGTATAAAATTAAACTCCTGTGCAAGTTTTTTTATTTCATAGGCTCCTTTACGGCCAAGGGCTGATGCCGGAAAAAGTATTTTATTCGCGCTGACTTGTTTTTTATTGCTTATTTGAACAGTAGTTTTCCATATTAACTTTTCAACTTTATTCTTAAAAATGTTAGTAAGTTCAGTGTGAGGTGTAATTATTTTTCTAGCTCTTGTTAAGGCTTGATTTTCAAGATCAATGAGTTGTTCTGAAGCTCTATAATCATTTAAAGTTGGACTTTGAGGATGCATAGAATGTGCAAAATTAAGTCTGTCATGCATCATTTGCATAGGCAATCTTGTCATTAAAACATCAAAAGTTCTCCCTCCCAAAGCACCGGTTTGGTAAATAAATGGTAATAAATTTTGTGATATAAGCACATGCGTAGATTCAATAGGAATTTTTTTTACCATCGCCTGTGCAATTGTTTTATCTAACTGTAAACTCAACTCAAAAATATTATTTTTTTTAGCTTGAAGTCTTAATTTTATCGCACGGTATATTCCAAATAATGAAACTGTTTTCACTCTCATTTTCATCGCTCGCCAAGAATAACGAGTAGATTTGATCAGCCAATTTTTTTTTAGTGGTAAAATAAAGTAATCTTGTTCCCGGGCTATAGAGTTTATATAATCATCAAACTCTGCCCACTTTTCATCAAGTATAAAAACCTGTAACTTGGATGTCTGCTTTAACTCATTTTTTCCTGGATGAGTAAAACAATCAAAATTGCCGCATGAATAACAATCATTTAAATCATCAGGTTTTTTAGGAATAAAATTTTTATCAACAGATTCAAATTTATCTTGAAGGCTTTTGAAATTGATTATTAGTTTTGTTGCAGTTAATTCAGCTTCTATTCTAAAGTTAAATTTAGATTTAAATCGCAAATCAACATAATTCCATTTTACTGTAGCATCACGATCATGTTCAGCTAAAGATCCTTGAATAACTTTAGTATGCTTATGGCGTTCAACAATCTGAAAATTAGCTTTAAGTGCGGTATCATAAAGAGCATTAGATAATTGACACAAGCCTCCTGCTATTGTGGGTATTACACAACCTTCTCTTATTTCTCTGCCTTTAACATAACCTTTAAAAAAGCTTGGACTTCCTACCTGTTTCCAAAAACTAAACGTTTGATTGGCTGGAACTTCTATCCCATTAAGTCTCTTTACAGCAACACGTAAATTTTCAACCTTTCCAGCTGTCAAAAGCCAATTTTTTTCATTATCAGAAATATTCCATAAGTCACTTTCTGAACTAGCAATAATAGGAAGGTTGAGATCTTTTTGATCATTAGAGAATTTTTGTATGGGGTGTAATAGGTTAATTACAAAGCGTTTAGTAATGAAAACATATGTTTTAAACTGAAAAACAACACTACTGATCAGATTGTGCTTTTCAAATAAGTCTTGTTGTTTTATTAATTCAGAACCCACCTGTATATATTTTATCACTATAGACTATTGCATACAATAAAACGTTAAATACCTTGCTTTTCATACATTTAACAATGTGTGCTCGTAGTAAACACTAAAAATTTGAAAACTATTTTTCCCACAATCCTTTTTTATTTAAGCACACATCATCTACAGTTATTGGTGCTTTGAACTTTCTTTTTATAAAAGATGGATCAATTTTTTTTTGAATATAATCAAAGTTTTTATTTTTTTCATTCCATGTAAAAAATTGATAAGAAGTTTCACAGTTTCTTTTATCTGACATAACATCATCATCAATAAGATAACTTCCCAAAGTGATTTTTAAAATTTCATAAATGTCTTTATCTTTCGTTATCCAAGCTCTTGTATCCCACATCTCACCAGCATCACCATCTTGTTGAAACAATTCTATTTTATCAACATCTTCTGAATTTTTAATTTCCAAGAAAATACCCCCTAGGTAATCCTTTTCGCAATAAATAGGAATTTTTATATTTTCACCAACAACAATTTTTGCAAATGGATATTTATTTTTATCGCCGGTATAACACTTTACTTTTATCTGAGTTTCATCATCAATATTTAAGTGATCTTTTGTTATCTCGATAGATTTTTTAAACTTTACTACCTTAACTACTTCTTTATTTTCCGCTGCTATAAGCGGTTGTAAGCATATAATTAAACCTATGAAAATAAAAAATGAAATACTTTTATTCATGCTACAGAATATACCTAAATGAACAGCATAAAACTATAAAAAAAGAGCTACAATAGCACCTGTTGTCATGGTGCTTAGTGTTCCTGCAAAAATTGATTTTGGGGCTAAACTTAACACCTTATATTTTTGATCCGCAAAAATTTGGGCCAAACCTGCGGTTAAAATACCTAAGCTACCCAGGTTGGCAAAACCACACAAGGCATAGGTTAAGATAATATACGATTGTTGACTTAAACTATTTGCTGATAATTGGGTCATTTGGGTGAAGGCCACAAACTCATTGAGCAACAACTTATTGGCCATCAATACCGCTGCTTGCCAACATTCTGCCAATGGAATCCCCATCAACCAACATAAGGGATAAAATAAATACGCTAAGATGGTTTCTAAACTCATATTAACTCCAACCATACCTAGCAAGGATAAACCGGAATTGACAATATGAATACAAGCAAAAAAAGTTACAATAACTGCAACAATATAAAACACCATATGAATACCTTCAATACAGCCTTCAACCAAAGCTTCTAATGCAGAGTTTGTTGTAATTTCTATTTTTATGTCAGGATTATTTTTTTCTTCTATTTCCTCATACGGCACCATAATCAATGCAAACATAATCGCAGCCGGAAGGCTCATCAAAGAAGCCGTAATAATATGACCGGTAGGATTATCAACAATACTTTGTAAAACATTGGCATACAAAACCATCACCGTACCAGAGATGGTAGACATACAGGCAGTAAACATAATAAAAAGTTGGGCTCTAGACATTTTTAATAAGTAGTGGCGAAGCAATAAGGGTGTTTCAATAATGCCAAAAAAGAAACTGGAGGCCACTGCAAAACAGCTGAGTGCATCTATTTTTAATAGCTTTTCTATACTTAGAGATAAACCTTGAATAATTTTTTGCAATACGCCCCAATGAAATAAAACGCGGGATAAAGCAGATACCACCATAACAATGGGCAACACAGAAAATGCTATGATGAACGTACTTTTTCCTTCTTGCATAACAAAAGGTACATCTCCCCCAGCCAAGTAACCAAACATGAATGAACTGCCTTTTTGTGTGGCTGCATCAATCAGAAGTACCCCTTTATTTAACCATAAGAGAACACTTTGTAACCAACTAGAACCCTGTAAAATAAAGGCCATAAAAAGCTGTAAGCCTATACAGGTTAAAATCAGTTTCCATGCTATAGCTTTTTTCTTGTTTTCACTTAACATAAAGGCAATCAATAAAAATACTAAAATACCAAATACTGCTTGCAGTTTTTCCATTTTACCCTCTTCTTTGTATTTAATTTTATGAACGTTGCAACTTCATACCTATAGACTGTGCTGACACAACAAAACCATATTTTTGATACAAATAATCTACATCCGCAAATAAAGTTACAAAACATGACTTTGGAATATGTTGATCAATATATGCCATAATATTTTCCATAATTATTTTAGATAAACCTTGTTTCTGGTATTCGGGATCTACTGCAATATCTGTGACTTGCACAAAACAGCCCCCATCGCCAACAATCCGGCCCATAGCAATCATTTTACCTTGATGCATAATTTGCACTGCATAAATACTTCTTGGTAATGCCTTTTTAACACTCTCTAAGTCTTTTGCACTTAAACCACATTTTATTCTTAAATCACAATAGTCTTGCGCTGTAGGAATTTCATGTAAAACTTTGTAGTCATTGCTGTTCATCATTATTTTTATCCTATATAAATTAACAGATACATTATGATTGCTTATATTCCTAACACTTTAAGTCTTTCAAGAGTCCTTCTCTTTCCTGTTTTTATTTACTTTTATCATCATCAATTTTTTAATATCGCTTTGGTAATTTTAGTTTTTTCTATGTTGACTGATTTTTTTGATGGCTATATTGCCAGAAAATACAATGTGTGTAGTGACTTGGGTGCTCTACTGGACCCCATTGCTGATAAAGCCTTTGCCTGTTGTTATTATAGTTTTTTGTATATCAATCATTTCATACCCTGGTGGCTTGCTTTCATTGTTTTAAGCCGAAACTTTTCCCAATTGATGTCAGTCCCCATTTTATCCTGGTGGCTTAAACGTTTATTTAAAGTTAAACCTAAACTTCTACCCAAATATATTACAGCCGTGACTTTTATTTACATTTTAATACCCTTATACGCTTCAAAGGTATTTTTAAACTCAATATACCATCAATGGATTCTTGTTTTAGTTGTTGCCGGAGAAATCAAAATTTTAATGGACTATGTTCCCAGACTCATTCAAATCGCCCTTAAAAAACACGATACCTTTGAATAGTACCCAAAGGTACCGGCTACCTTTAGGTAGCTTTTGAGTTGACCTTTTACCAATTAGGGCTATATTGAGCGCATGATTGAGTTAAAATACTTTGATGATATTCCTTCCAAACAAGACATTGAGCAAACTGCGTTATCCAGTCAGGATCTTATTGCTGAGATTGAACGCTTAAAAAAAGAAAAAAACGCGCTTATTTTAGCTCACAATTATCAAAAACCAGAAATCCATGACATTGCTGATAAAATTGGTGATTCTTATGGTTTATCCAAAATGGCCACGGAAGTAGAGTGTGACACCATTGTATTTTGTGGTGTACGTTTTATGGCTGAAACGGCGTATATTTTAAACCCTGAAAAAACGGTTCTTTTACCTGAAACAGAAGCGGGCTGTGGCCTAGCTGATGAAATAACAGGTCCGCAACTCAAACAATGGAAAGCTGAAAACCCTGGCGCAGATGCGGTCATGTATATCAACTGCAGTGCTGATGTTAAAGCTGAAGCGGATGTGTGCTGCACCAGCTCCAATG from Oligoflexia bacterium includes the following:
- a CDS encoding VanW family protein; translated protein: MIKYIQVGSELIKQQDLFEKHNLISSVVFQFKTYVFITKRFVINLLHPIQKFSNDQKDLNLPIIASSESDLWNISDNEKNWLLTAGKVENLRVAVKRLNGIEVPANQTFSFWKQVGSPSFFKGYVKGREIREGCVIPTIAGGLCQLSNALYDTALKANFQIVERHKHTKVIQGSLAEHDRDATVKWNYVDLRFKSKFNFRIEAELTATKLIINFKSLQDKFESVDKNFIPKKPDDLNDCYSCGNFDCFTHPGKNELKQTSKLQVFILDEKWAEFDDYINSIAREQDYFILPLKKNWLIKSTRYSWRAMKMRVKTVSLFGIYRAIKLRLQAKKNNIFELSLQLDKTIAQAMVKKIPIESTHVLISQNLLPFIYQTGALGGRTFDVLMTRLPMQMMHDRLNFAHSMHPQSPTLNDYRASEQLIDLENQALTRARKIITPHTELTNIFKNKVEKLIWKTTVQISNKKQVSANKILFPASALGRKGAYEIKKLAQEFNFIPVVSGRALEHENFWGELKPEQFKGSYDDIFLVVYPTYIESQPRKILKAIAKGIPVITTLACGIEASDRVKIIELGNYSQLKKEVYEQLKTVNG
- a CDS encoding nucleoside transporter C-terminal domain-containing protein, with translation MEKLQAVFGILVFLLIAFMLSENKKKAIAWKLILTCIGLQLFMAFILQGSSWLQSVLLWLNKGVLLIDAATQKGSSFMFGYLAGGDVPFVMQEGKSTFIIAFSVLPIVMVVSALSRVLFHWGVLQKIIQGLSLSIEKLLKIDALSCFAVASSFFFGIIETPLLLRHYLLKMSRAQLFIMFTACMSTISGTVMVLYANVLQSIVDNPTGHIITASLMSLPAAIMFALIMVPYEEIEEKNNPDIKIEITTNSALEALVEGCIEGIHMVFYIVAVIVTFFACIHIVNSGLSLLGMVGVNMSLETILAYLFYPLCWLMGIPLAECWQAAVLMANKLLLNEFVAFTQMTQLSANSLSQQSYIILTYALCGFANLGSLGILTAGLAQIFADQKYKVLSLAPKSIFAGTLSTMTTGAIVALFL
- a CDS encoding GNAT family N-acetyltransferase — protein: MMNSNDYKVLHEIPTAQDYCDLRIKCGLSAKDLESVKKALPRSIYAVQIMHQGKMIAMGRIVGDGGCFVQVTDIAVDPEYQKQGLSKIIMENIMAYIDQHIPKSCFVTLFADVDYLYQKYGFVVSAQSIGMKLQRS
- a CDS encoding CDP-alcohol phosphatidyltransferase family protein, with the translated sequence MIAYIPNTLSLSRVLLFPVFIYFYHHQFFNIALVILVFSMLTDFFDGYIARKYNVCSDLGALLDPIADKAFACCYYSFLYINHFIPWWLAFIVLSRNFSQLMSVPILSWWLKRLFKVKPKLLPKYITAVTFIYILIPLYASKVFLNSIYHQWILVLVVAGEIKILMDYVPRLIQIALKKHDTFE